From Cronobacter turicensis z3032, the proteins below share one genomic window:
- the yjbH gene encoding Uncharacterized lipoprotein yjbH: MKKHYYFSLLALAVASACHAETYPAPVGPSQTDFGGVGLMQTPTARMAREGELSLNYHDNDQYRYYSASIQLFPWLETTLRYTDVRTREYSNVDAFSGDQTYKDKAFDLKLRLWEEGYWLPQVAVGARDIGGTGLFDAEYLVASKAWGPFDFSLGLGWGYLGTNGNVKNPFCQYDDKFCYRDPSYQRAGSIDGSTMFHGPAAIFGGIEYQTPWQPLRLKLEYEGNNYTQDFAGKIDQKSKFNVGAIYRVADWADVNLSYERGNTVMFGFTLRTNFNDLRPSYNDNRRPEYDPQPQDAMLQHSVVANQLTSLKYNAGLNDPQIQVKGDTLYVTGEQYKYRDSREGIERANRIIMNDLPEGVNRIRVTETRLNMPQVTTETEVASLKRHLEGEPLGHETPLAQQRMTPIEAENPEQGWYIEKSRFNVAINPVLNQSIGGPENFYMYQLGLMGTADLWMTDHLLTSGSVFVNLANNYDKFSYTDPKDRSPLPRVRTRVREYVENNYYVNNLQANYFQHLGGDFYGQIYAGYLETMYAGAGAEVLWRPVDSNWAFGVNGNYVKQRDWTSPQNMMKFTDYSVKTGHLTAYWTPPFAQDVLIKASVGQYLAGDKGGTLEVSKHFDSGIVVGAYATITNVSPEEYGEGDFTKGVYVSVPFDLFTTSPTRSRAAIGWTPLTRDGGQMLGRKFDLYSMTSDKSLNFR; encoded by the coding sequence ATGAAAAAACATTACTACTTCAGCCTGCTGGCGCTGGCGGTCGCTTCCGCCTGCCATGCCGAAACGTATCCGGCGCCGGTAGGCCCTTCGCAGACAGATTTCGGCGGCGTCGGCCTGATGCAGACGCCGACGGCGCGCATGGCGCGCGAGGGTGAGCTGAGTCTTAACTATCACGATAACGATCAGTATCGCTACTACTCTGCCTCCATTCAGCTTTTCCCGTGGCTTGAAACCACGCTGCGCTACACCGACGTGCGTACCCGTGAATACTCTAACGTGGATGCGTTCTCCGGGGATCAGACCTACAAAGATAAAGCGTTCGATCTCAAGCTGCGCCTGTGGGAAGAGGGCTACTGGCTGCCGCAGGTGGCGGTGGGCGCGCGCGATATCGGCGGTACGGGGCTGTTTGACGCCGAATACCTTGTCGCCAGCAAAGCCTGGGGCCCGTTTGATTTCTCGCTCGGTCTGGGCTGGGGTTATCTGGGGACGAACGGCAACGTGAAGAACCCGTTCTGCCAGTACGACGATAAATTCTGCTACCGCGACCCGAGCTACCAGCGTGCGGGTTCGATTGACGGCAGCACCATGTTCCACGGCCCGGCGGCGATTTTCGGCGGTATCGAATACCAGACGCCGTGGCAACCGCTGCGCCTGAAGCTGGAGTATGAAGGCAACAACTACACCCAGGACTTCGCGGGCAAAATCGATCAGAAAAGCAAATTCAACGTGGGCGCGATTTATCGCGTCGCCGACTGGGCGGACGTTAACCTGAGTTACGAGCGCGGCAACACGGTGATGTTCGGCTTTACGCTGCGCACCAACTTTAACGATCTGCGCCCGTCCTATAACGATAACCGCCGCCCTGAGTATGATCCGCAGCCGCAGGACGCGATGTTGCAGCACAGCGTGGTGGCGAACCAGCTCACCTCGCTGAAATACAACGCGGGCCTGAACGACCCGCAGATTCAGGTGAAGGGCGATACGCTCTACGTCACGGGCGAGCAGTATAAATACCGTGATTCGCGCGAAGGGATCGAGCGCGCTAACCGCATCATCATGAATGACCTGCCGGAAGGCGTGAACCGCATCCGCGTGACCGAAACGCGGCTCAATATGCCGCAGGTCACCACGGAAACTGAGGTGGCGAGCCTGAAGCGTCATCTGGAAGGCGAACCGCTCGGCCATGAAACGCCGCTGGCGCAGCAGCGCATGACGCCGATCGAAGCGGAAAACCCGGAGCAGGGCTGGTATATCGAGAAATCGCGCTTTAACGTCGCGATCAACCCGGTGCTGAATCAGTCCATCGGCGGCCCGGAAAACTTCTACATGTATCAGCTGGGCCTGATGGGCACCGCCGATCTGTGGATGACCGACCACCTGCTGACCTCCGGCAGCGTGTTTGTGAACCTGGCGAACAACTACGACAAGTTCAGCTACACCGACCCGAAAGACCGCTCGCCGCTGCCGCGCGTGCGTACCCGCGTGCGTGAATACGTGGAGAACAACTATTACGTTAACAACCTGCAGGCGAACTACTTCCAGCATCTGGGCGGCGATTTCTACGGCCAGATCTACGCAGGCTATCTGGAAACCATGTATGCCGGTGCCGGCGCGGAAGTGCTGTGGCGTCCGGTGGACAGCAACTGGGCGTTTGGCGTTAACGGCAACTACGTGAAGCAGCGTGACTGGACCAGCCCGCAGAACATGATGAAATTCACCGACTACAGCGTGAAAACCGGTCACCTGACCGCGTACTGGACGCCGCCGTTTGCGCAGGATGTGCTGATTAAAGCGAGCGTCGGACAGTATCTGGCGGGGGATAAAGGCGGCACGCTGGAAGTCTCGAAGCACTTCGACAGCGGGATTGTGGTGGGCGCGTACGCGACTATCACTAACGTGTCGCCGGAAGAGTACGGCGAGGGCGATTTCACCAAAGGCGTCTATGTGTCGGTGCCGTTTGATCTCTTCACCACCAGCCCGACCCGCAGCCGCGCCGCGATCGGCTGGACGCCGCTCACCCGTGACGGCGGCCAGATGCTGGGCCGTAAGTTCGATCTCTACAGCATGACCAGCGATAAGAGCCTGAACTTCCGGTAA
- the yjbG gene encoding Uncharacterized protein yjbG, whose amino-acid sequence MFSLGSFCAFADGTITVYRDHAQPLKVSGAKHLADLVSQPQLTGSWWLGAVISERQASVEAQAQHQVLLNRLASLAAEEGGDDGAAINRVRQQLQAIKVTGRQRVILDPDRVRVRPHNNPPLEGDYELWVGPQPSTITLVGLVSAPGKKTFTPGKPVTDYLDEVSRLSGAERSYAWLIQPTGRVEKVPVAYWNKRHVEPMPGSILYVGFADHTFTSAYDGLNEQIISSLTHRVPD is encoded by the coding sequence ATATTTAGCCTCGGCAGCTTTTGCGCTTTCGCCGATGGCACCATTACCGTTTATCGGGACCATGCACAGCCGCTAAAAGTCTCCGGCGCGAAACATCTCGCCGATCTGGTTTCTCAACCGCAGTTAACCGGCAGCTGGTGGCTGGGCGCGGTTATCAGCGAACGTCAGGCAAGCGTTGAAGCGCAGGCGCAGCATCAGGTGCTGCTCAATCGCCTGGCGTCTCTTGCCGCTGAAGAAGGCGGCGATGACGGCGCGGCGATTAATCGCGTGCGCCAGCAGTTACAGGCCATCAAAGTGACAGGCCGTCAGAGAGTGATCCTCGACCCAGATCGTGTGCGGGTGCGTCCGCACAACAACCCGCCGCTGGAAGGCGACTACGAGTTATGGGTGGGCCCGCAGCCGTCCACCATTACGCTTGTCGGGCTTGTCAGCGCGCCTGGCAAAAAAACGTTTACCCCCGGTAAGCCAGTGACCGATTACCTGGATGAGGTCAGCCGTCTGAGCGGCGCCGAGCGCAGCTACGCCTGGCTGATTCAGCCGACCGGGCGCGTGGAAAAGGTGCCGGTGGCGTACTGGAATAAGCGCCACGTCGAGCCGATGCCCGGCAGTATTCTGTATGTCGGCTTCGCTGACCATACGTTTACCTCAGCGTATGACGGGCTGAACGAGCAAATCATCTCTTCTCTGACGCATCGGGTGCCGGATTAA
- the malG gene encoding Maltose transport system permease protein malG, whose translation MAMVQPKSQKLRLLATHLLLLAFIAAIMFPLLMVVAISLRPGNFATGSLIPDQISWEHWRLALGFSVEHADGRVTPPPFPVLLWLWNSVKIAVITAAGIVALSTTCAYAFARMRFPGKGALLKGMLIFQMFPAVLSLVALYALFDRLGQYIPFIGLNTHGGVIFAYLGGIALHVWTIKGYFETIDGSLEEAAALDGATPWQAFRLVLLPLSVPILAVVFILSFIGAITEVPVASLLLRDVDSYTLAVGMQQYLNPQNYLWGDFAAAAVLSAIPITVVFLLAQRWLVSGLTAGGVKG comes from the coding sequence ATGGCTATGGTTCAACCAAAATCGCAAAAGCTGCGTCTGCTGGCGACACACCTGCTGCTGCTGGCCTTTATCGCCGCCATTATGTTTCCGCTGTTGATGGTCGTGGCGATTTCGCTGCGCCCCGGCAACTTCGCGACCGGGAGCCTTATCCCGGATCAAATCTCCTGGGAACACTGGCGGCTGGCGCTCGGTTTCAGCGTGGAGCACGCCGATGGCCGCGTGACGCCGCCGCCGTTCCCGGTGCTACTGTGGCTGTGGAACTCGGTGAAAATCGCGGTCATTACCGCGGCAGGCATCGTGGCGCTCTCCACCACCTGCGCCTATGCCTTCGCCCGTATGCGTTTCCCGGGTAAAGGCGCGCTGCTGAAAGGCATGCTGATTTTCCAGATGTTCCCGGCGGTGCTGTCGCTGGTGGCGCTCTACGCGCTGTTTGACAGGCTCGGCCAGTACATTCCGTTTATCGGGCTTAACACCCACGGCGGCGTGATCTTCGCCTATCTGGGCGGTATCGCGCTGCATGTCTGGACTATCAAAGGCTATTTCGAAACTATCGACGGCTCGCTTGAAGAAGCGGCGGCGCTGGATGGCGCAACACCGTGGCAGGCGTTCCGGCTGGTGCTGCTGCCGCTGTCGGTGCCGATCCTGGCGGTGGTGTTTATTCTTTCGTTCATCGGCGCGATTACCGAAGTACCGGTCGCCTCGCTGCTACTGCGCGATGTCGACAGCTACACCCTGGCGGTGGGCATGCAGCAATATCTCAACCCGCAAAACTACCTGTGGGGCGATTTCGCGGCGGCGGCCGTGCTGTCAGCCATCCCGATTACCGTGGTCTTCCTGCTGGCGCAGCGCTGGCTGGTGAGCGGCCTCACGGCGGGGGGCGTTAAAGGTTAA
- the malF gene encoding Maltose transport system permease protein malF, translating into MLRIIPMDVIKKKHWWQSDALKWSAIGLLGLLVGYLVVLMYAQGEYLFAIMTLILSSAGLYIFANRRTYAWRYVYPGLAGMGLFVLFPLACTIAIAFTNYSSTNQLTQERARDVLMDRKYQAGESYAFGLYPAGEQWRLALTDGASGKYFLSEPFKFGGEQKLKLTAAPALPEGERASLRVITQHRQALNQITAELPDESQLVMSSLRQFSGTRPLYTLAGDGTLTNNQSGVKYRPNNEIGFYQSVNADGQWGDEKLSPGYTVTIGWDNFLRVFADEGIQKPFMAIFVWTVVFAALTVVLTVAVGMVLACLVQWESLKGKAIYRVLLILPYAVPSFISILIFKGLFNQSFGEINMMLSALFGIKPAWFTDPTTARTMIIIVNTWLGYPYMMILCMGLLKAIPDDLYEASAMDGAGPFQNFFKITFPLLIKPLTPLMIASFAFNFNNFVLILLLTNGGPDRIGTTTPAGYTDLLVSYTWRIAFEGGGGQDFGLAAAIATLIFLLVGALAVVNLKATRIKFD; encoded by the coding sequence TTGTTGAGGATTATCCCCATGGATGTCATTAAAAAGAAACACTGGTGGCAAAGCGACGCGCTGAAGTGGTCGGCGATTGGTCTGCTGGGCTTACTGGTGGGTTACCTTGTCGTTTTAATGTACGCACAGGGGGAATACCTGTTCGCCATCATGACGCTGATTTTAAGCTCGGCTGGCCTCTATATTTTCGCGAATCGCCGCACCTATGCGTGGCGCTATGTGTATCCGGGGCTCGCGGGCATGGGGCTGTTCGTGCTCTTCCCGCTGGCCTGCACCATCGCCATCGCCTTTACCAACTACAGCAGCACCAACCAGCTCACCCAGGAGCGCGCGCGTGACGTGCTGATGGACCGTAAATACCAGGCGGGCGAAAGCTATGCCTTTGGTCTGTATCCCGCAGGCGAGCAGTGGCGACTGGCGCTCACTGATGGCGCCAGCGGCAAATACTTCCTCTCGGAGCCGTTTAAATTTGGCGGCGAGCAGAAACTGAAACTTACCGCCGCGCCAGCCCTGCCGGAAGGCGAACGCGCGAGCCTGCGCGTGATCACCCAGCATCGCCAGGCGCTGAACCAGATAACCGCCGAACTGCCGGACGAAAGCCAGCTCGTCATGAGTTCGCTGCGCCAGTTCTCCGGCACCCGTCCGCTCTATACGCTCGCCGGCGACGGCACGCTCACCAACAACCAGAGCGGCGTGAAGTACCGCCCGAATAATGAGATTGGCTTTTATCAGTCGGTTAACGCCGATGGCCAGTGGGGCGATGAGAAGCTGAGCCCCGGTTATACCGTGACGATTGGCTGGGATAACTTCTTACGCGTCTTTGCCGATGAAGGCATCCAGAAGCCGTTTATGGCGATTTTCGTCTGGACGGTCGTCTTTGCGGCGCTGACCGTGGTGCTGACCGTGGCGGTCGGCATGGTGCTGGCGTGCCTGGTGCAGTGGGAATCGCTGAAGGGTAAAGCCATCTACCGCGTGTTGCTTATCCTCCCCTATGCGGTGCCGTCGTTTATTTCTATTCTGATTTTCAAAGGGTTGTTCAACCAGAGCTTTGGTGAGATCAACATGATGCTGAGCGCGCTGTTTGGCATCAAACCGGCGTGGTTTACCGACCCGACCACGGCGCGCACCATGATCATTATCGTCAATACCTGGCTTGGCTACCCGTACATGATGATCCTGTGCATGGGGCTGCTGAAAGCTATTCCGGACGATCTGTATGAGGCTTCCGCGATGGACGGCGCAGGCCCGTTCCAGAACTTCTTTAAAATTACGTTCCCTTTGCTTATCAAGCCGCTAACGCCGCTGATGATCGCAAGCTTCGCGTTTAACTTTAATAACTTCGTGCTGATCCTGCTGTTAACCAACGGCGGCCCGGACCGCATCGGCACCACGACGCCTGCGGGCTATACCGACTTGCTCGTGAGCTACACCTGGCGTATCGCCTTTGAAGGCGGCGGCGGACAGGATTTTGGCCTCGCAGCGGCTATCGCCACGCTTATCTTCCTGCTGGTGGGCGCGCTGGCGGTCGTGAACCTCAAAGCCACGCGCATTAAGTTTGATTAA
- the yjbF gene encoding Uncharacterized lipoprotein yjbF — protein sequence MVKRLAIVLMCLMIQACSTTTKGLGNSLRQSIFGPDGVQLTDDDIQNMPYASQYMTLNNGPQLFVVLAFSENGQQKWVTQDRATIVTQHGRVVKTLSLADNLIDINNLAADPLVHANQIIDGATWTRTMGWTERHQVRYATARSTFTWDGTDTLKVGSDITPVRILDEKVTTEAATWHNRFWVDSDGQIRQSKQYLGAGYFPVTTILLKAAK from the coding sequence ATCGTGAAGCGACTCGCGATTGTGTTGATGTGCCTGATGATTCAGGCCTGCTCCACCACGACCAAGGGACTCGGCAACTCACTCAGGCAAAGTATTTTCGGCCCGGATGGCGTGCAGCTTACGGATGACGATATCCAGAACATGCCCTACGCCAGCCAGTACATGACGCTGAATAACGGCCCGCAACTCTTTGTGGTTCTCGCTTTTTCTGAAAACGGCCAGCAAAAATGGGTGACGCAGGACCGCGCGACCATCGTAACGCAGCACGGGCGCGTCGTTAAAACCTTAAGCCTCGCCGACAACCTGATAGACATCAATAACCTGGCCGCCGACCCGCTGGTGCATGCCAACCAGATTATCGACGGCGCTACCTGGACCCGCACGATGGGCTGGACCGAGCGCCATCAGGTGCGTTACGCCACCGCCCGTTCCACCTTTACCTGGGACGGTACCGATACCCTGAAAGTGGGCAGCGACATCACGCCGGTGCGCATTCTGGATGAAAAAGTGACCACAGAAGCCGCCACCTGGCACAACCGCTTCTGGGTGGACAGCGATGGACAGATTCGTCAGTCAAAACAATATCTGGGTGCGGGCTATTTTCCGGTCACCACCATTCTGTTGAAGGCAGCGAAATAA
- the malE gene encoding Maltose-binding periplasmic protein, protein MAKIEEGKLVIWINGDKGYNGLAEVGKKFEQDTGIKVTVEHPDKLEEKYPQVAATGDGPDIIFWAHDRFGGYAQSGLLAEITPEKAFQDKIYPFTWDAVRYNGKIIAYPVAVESLSLIYNKDLVPNPPKTWEEIPKLDKELKAKGKSALMFNLQEPYFTWPIIAADGGYAFKFENGKYDVKNVGVDTAGAKAGLNFLVELIKDKHMNADTDYSIAEAAFNKGDTAMTINGPWAWANIDKSKVNYGVAQLPTFKGKPSKPFVGVLSAGINAASPNKELAKEFLENYLLTDQGLEAVNKDKPLGAVALKSYQEKLEKDPRIAATMANAKTGEIMPNVPQMSAFWYAVRTAVVNAVTGRQTVDEALKDAQTRIAK, encoded by the coding sequence CTGGCCAAGATCGAAGAAGGTAAGCTGGTTATCTGGATCAACGGTGATAAAGGCTATAACGGCCTGGCCGAAGTGGGTAAGAAGTTTGAGCAAGACACCGGCATTAAAGTCACTGTTGAACACCCGGACAAACTGGAAGAGAAATATCCGCAGGTAGCAGCAACCGGCGACGGTCCGGACATTATCTTCTGGGCGCATGACCGTTTTGGTGGCTACGCGCAATCTGGCCTGCTGGCGGAAATCACGCCGGAGAAAGCATTCCAGGACAAGATTTATCCGTTCACCTGGGACGCGGTGCGCTATAACGGCAAAATCATTGCCTACCCGGTTGCCGTGGAATCTCTGTCGCTGATCTACAACAAAGACCTCGTACCAAACCCGCCGAAAACCTGGGAAGAGATCCCGAAACTCGATAAAGAACTGAAGGCGAAGGGCAAGAGCGCGCTGATGTTTAACCTTCAGGAACCGTACTTCACGTGGCCGATTATTGCCGCTGACGGCGGTTATGCCTTTAAGTTTGAGAACGGCAAATATGACGTGAAAAACGTCGGCGTCGACACCGCGGGCGCCAAAGCGGGCCTGAACTTCCTGGTCGAGCTTATCAAAGATAAACATATGAACGCTGACACCGACTATTCCATCGCGGAAGCGGCATTCAACAAAGGCGATACCGCCATGACCATCAACGGTCCGTGGGCGTGGGCCAACATCGACAAAAGCAAAGTTAACTACGGCGTGGCGCAGCTGCCGACCTTCAAAGGCAAGCCGTCTAAACCGTTCGTCGGCGTGCTGAGCGCGGGTATCAACGCGGCCAGCCCGAACAAAGAGCTGGCGAAAGAGTTCCTGGAAAACTACCTGCTGACCGATCAGGGCCTGGAAGCGGTGAATAAAGACAAACCGCTGGGCGCCGTCGCGCTGAAGTCTTACCAGGAGAAGCTGGAGAAAGATCCACGCATCGCCGCCACCATGGCAAACGCGAAAACCGGCGAAATTATGCCTAACGTGCCGCAAATGTCTGCGTTCTGGTATGCCGTACGTACTGCGGTAGTTAACGCCGTCACCGGCCGTCAGACCGTCGATGAAGCGCTGAAAGACGCACAAACCCGCATCGCCAAGTAA
- the malK gene encoding Maltose/maltodextrin import ATP-binding protein malK — protein MAGVQLRNVTKAWGDVVVSKDINLDITEGEFVVFVGPSGCGKSTLLRMIAGLETITSGDLHIGGKRMNDVPPAERGVGMVFQSYALYPHLSVAENMSFGLKLAGARKETINQRVTQVAEVLQLAHLLDRRPKALSGGQRQRVAIGRTLVAEPSVFLLDEPLSNLDAALRVQMRIEISRLHKRLQRTMIYVTHDQVEAMTLADKIVVLDAGRVAQVGKPLELYHYPADRFVAGFIGSPKMNFLPVKVTATAIDQVQVELPNRQLVWLPVESTHVQVGANMSLGIRPEHLLPSDIADVTLEGDVQVVEQLGHETQIHIQIPALRQNLVYRQNDVVLVEEGATFAIGLPPERCHLFREDGTACRRLHKEPGV, from the coding sequence ATGGCAGGCGTTCAGCTTCGCAACGTAACAAAAGCCTGGGGCGACGTTGTGGTGTCGAAAGATATCAACCTCGACATTACCGAAGGCGAGTTTGTCGTATTTGTCGGGCCGTCGGGCTGCGGGAAATCAACGCTGCTGCGTATGATTGCCGGACTTGAGACCATCACCAGCGGCGATTTGCATATTGGCGGCAAGCGTATGAATGACGTGCCGCCTGCCGAGCGCGGCGTGGGGATGGTGTTTCAGTCTTACGCGCTCTATCCGCATCTGTCCGTGGCCGAAAACATGTCTTTCGGTCTGAAGCTGGCGGGCGCCCGTAAAGAAACCATCAACCAGCGCGTCACGCAGGTGGCGGAAGTGCTGCAACTGGCGCACCTGCTGGACCGTCGCCCGAAGGCGCTCTCCGGCGGCCAGCGTCAGCGTGTGGCGATTGGCCGTACGCTGGTGGCGGAGCCTTCCGTGTTCCTGCTCGATGAGCCGCTCTCAAACCTGGACGCCGCGCTGCGCGTGCAGATGCGTATTGAGATCTCCCGTCTTCATAAGCGCCTTCAGCGCACCATGATTTACGTCACCCACGATCAGGTCGAAGCGATGACGCTCGCCGACAAAATCGTGGTGCTGGACGCAGGCCGCGTCGCCCAGGTGGGCAAGCCGCTGGAACTCTATCACTACCCGGCCGATCGCTTCGTCGCGGGCTTTATTGGCTCGCCGAAAATGAACTTCCTGCCGGTGAAAGTCACCGCCACCGCTATCGATCAGGTGCAGGTAGAACTGCCGAACCGCCAGCTGGTCTGGCTGCCGGTAGAAAGTACCCATGTTCAGGTGGGGGCCAATATGTCCCTTGGCATCCGCCCCGAACACCTCCTGCCAAGCGATATCGCCGATGTAACGCTTGAAGGCGATGTGCAGGTGGTCGAACAGTTAGGTCATGAGACTCAGATTCATATCCAAATCCCTGCGCTGCGTCAGAACCTGGTCTACCGCCAGAATGACGTCGTGCTGGTAGAAGAGGGCGCCACATTCGCTATCGGCTTGCCGCCGGAGCGTTGTCATCTTTTTCGGGAAGATGGCACCGCCTGTCGTCGGTTGCATAAAGAGCCGGGCGTTTAA
- the lamB gene encoding Maltoporin: protein MKSRAFKRPRLQRKAMISGDRMMITLRKLPLAVAVMAGIFAAQASAVDFKGYARSGIGWTGSGGEQQCFQATGAGAKYRLGNECETYAELKLGQEVWKEGDKSFYFDTNVAYSVAQQNDWEATSPAFREANVQGKNLIDALPGSTIWAGKRFYQRHDVHMIDFYYWDISGPGAGLENVDLGFGKLSVAATRSSEAGGSATFQSDSIYDYNKSTANDVFDVRLGSLEVNPGGTLELGVDYGRANARDDYYLADDATKDGWMFTAEHVQTIGTGFNKFVVQYATDALTSQGKGLSQGSGIGISDTDPKFAYAQNNNGHMLRLIDHGSISMGDRWDMMYVGMYQDIDWDNNNGTRWWTVGVRPMFKWTPIMSTLLEVGYDNVKSQRTDETNNQYKITLAQQWQAGDSIWSRPALRVFATYAKWDEKWGYDREGNPSNNANYGYAVKDGFNGGSFGRGDSDEWSFGAQMEIWW from the coding sequence ATAAAGAGCCGGGCGTTTAAGCGCCCCCGCTTACAAAGAAAAGCAATGATCTCAGGAGATAGAATGATGATAACTCTGCGTAAACTCCCTCTGGCTGTGGCCGTGATGGCGGGCATCTTCGCCGCTCAGGCCTCCGCTGTGGACTTCAAAGGTTACGCCCGTTCCGGCATCGGCTGGACCGGTAGTGGTGGCGAACAGCAGTGCTTCCAGGCAACCGGTGCCGGCGCTAAATACCGTCTGGGTAATGAATGTGAAACCTATGCGGAACTTAAATTAGGTCAGGAAGTATGGAAAGAAGGCGACAAGAGCTTCTATTTCGATACTAACGTGGCCTATTCCGTTGCACAGCAGAACGACTGGGAAGCGACCAGCCCGGCGTTCCGCGAAGCTAACGTACAGGGTAAAAACCTGATTGACGCGCTGCCGGGTTCAACCATCTGGGCCGGTAAACGCTTCTATCAGCGTCACGACGTTCACATGATCGACTTCTACTACTGGGATATCTCCGGCCCGGGCGCAGGTCTTGAAAACGTCGATCTTGGCTTTGGTAAGCTCTCTGTTGCGGCAACCCGCTCCTCTGAAGCTGGCGGCTCCGCAACCTTCCAGAGCGACAGCATTTATGACTATAACAAGAGCACGGCTAACGACGTTTTTGACGTTCGCTTAGGCAGCCTGGAAGTGAACCCGGGCGGTACGCTGGAACTGGGTGTCGACTACGGTCGTGCCAACGCGCGTGACGACTACTATCTGGCTGACGACGCGACCAAAGATGGCTGGATGTTCACCGCAGAACACGTTCAGACTATCGGTACCGGCTTCAACAAGTTTGTCGTTCAGTATGCGACAGATGCGCTGACCTCTCAGGGTAAAGGCCTGTCTCAGGGCTCTGGCATTGGCATCAGCGACACCGATCCTAAGTTCGCGTATGCGCAGAACAACAACGGTCACATGCTGCGTTTAATCGATCACGGCTCAATTTCCATGGGCGATCGCTGGGACATGATGTATGTCGGTATGTACCAGGACATCGACTGGGATAACAACAACGGCACCCGTTGGTGGACCGTAGGTGTGCGCCCGATGTTTAAATGGACGCCTATCATGAGCACCCTGCTGGAAGTTGGCTATGACAACGTGAAATCCCAGCGTACTGACGAAACCAACAACCAGTACAAAATCACCCTGGCGCAACAGTGGCAGGCAGGCGACAGCATCTGGTCTCGCCCGGCGCTGCGTGTGTTCGCAACCTACGCCAAGTGGGATGAAAAATGGGGCTATGACCGTGAGGGCAACCCGAGCAATAACGCCAACTATGGCTACGCGGTTAAAGATGGCTTTAACGGTGGCAGCTTCGGTCGCGGCGACAGCGATGAGTGGAGCTTCGGCGCCCAGATGGAAATCTGGTGGTAA